DNA from Triticum aestivum cultivar Chinese Spring chromosome 7D, IWGSC CS RefSeq v2.1, whole genome shotgun sequence:
ACCGAGCATTTGCACGCAACCAAACGACAAGCAAAAAAATGCACGCAACCAAACGACAAGCAAAAAAATGTTCCTCTAATGCAGACAACATATATGCACGCAACCAAATTAAGTGAAGATAATGTTTTTTTGCCTGCATATGCTCAACCAGGCTCAACTGGCACAAGTATGCAAATGGCCAAAAAGCGATGCAGGTAACCAAACACATCCCCAGTGTATATGTTCGAAACAAAATACAAAATctacaaaaaaaatcatttttttgggagaaacattgacaaaagttttaagtgcttgcaaaaattcgtcttgaaatcacattcctagaaggcgtggcaaaaaaaggTACTCCTaaaatgctactttcaaaagcattttagagcactgaatttgttttttttgccacgcctttcaccgagctcatttgagctcgcgaGCAGAAATGTACTTTCGGTGTACTTGAGCCTTTTTGTGCATAAGCTTGTTCTATATGCTTGTCATTGATGGACATTGTTTGCTTGTTATTGTTCACAATTCTGTTCAATTTAATTTCTTGTTTGAATGAAAATATCTGAAAAAACAAAAGGAATCAATGAGACAGACAAAAACCGGAAACGAGGATGCAGTTGCTTTGCTCCCAAAAGTTTTCATCTTCTATCCTTCGAACAGCTCCGACAGGTGACGGCGGAGCTCCTCCGCGCCGCGGCCGGCGGGCACGTTAACCTCCGGGTGGCTGTCCAGATACCGGCGGTACGCCGGCACGACGGTCTCGGACACGGCCATCCGGAGGTCACCCCTGAGCACGGGGCTGGGCACCTTCCAGCCTGTCTGCATGCTGCACGCGTTCTGGAACGCCGAGTGGAACGCGCTCAGCGGGTGCCGTCGCCGCAGAGCGTTCATGGCTCCAGGCTTCCCGCCAAGGCGCGACACCACGGGCGCCCAGGAGACTCGCAGGTAATCTCTGATGTAGCCCTCCATGCGCTCCTCGCGGGCGCCGGCCCAGCCAGGCGGCAGGAGCATGCCGATGGCGTCGGAGCGCACGGCGCAGCGCACGATGGCGCTCGTGTTGTTGAGCATGAACACCTGCCTCAGCCCCGGGAAGGCGAGCGCGGCGGACTTGTCCTCGAGCGCCGCCTCCAGGCACGAGATCAGCTCCGTGACCAGGCTGGCCTcgtcctggtcgccgccggcgaggacGAAATAGAGGGGCACGCGGTTGCGCAGCATGCAGCGCAGGTAGCCCATCCAGAACCCGACGCTCGGGTGCTCCTCGCCGCCCTGCGGCATCCGCCACGGGTACTGCGGTGCGCGTATGAAGCCCCTGAGGTCGCGCACGCAGCGCCGGGACGCGTCCAGCAGGCCGGCCAGCGCAGCATCACGCCGACGCTGCCGGCCTGCTGGACGCGTCCCGGTGCCGGTCAGCCTCAGCATCACGCCGACGCTTTCGCCCGCTAGCTCCGCCGCCGCGGCGTCGCTGGCCGGGCTGCGGACCTCCAGGTTGTGCCGGCCTCGGAAGACGCGGTCCATGGCGCCCAGCGCCTGCGCCCACGCCCTGATCCTCCCCCCGACCTCCCGCCGCGGGAGGCCGTGGTCAGTCCCGCTCCCGGGGCCCATGTCCAGCACCCAGCCAACGTCGAAGCCGGCGATCCATTGACGCAGAGCGCCCGCGCGTGCCGCGGCGGTGGAGGAGAAGGCGGGGAGGAGGAGGGCCATGCGCTGcaggtgcttgtagtcgtcgccgCACAGTGGGCTGGAGGAGGACGGAGAGGTCGGGCGGAAACGCGAGAAGTGGCGCCGGGACTCGCGTGGGACGTCGGGGCAGTGCTCGTCGGTGCTGGTGGATCCGCCGTCGCTGTCGGAGGGGCCGGAGGGGGAGGCGGCCGGGCTGCTGCCTCCGCTGCTGGAGCCGAGCCGGAAGTCGTCGGCGACCCAGATGCGCGCGTGCATGGCGGCTTCCCGCGCGCATGCAGGGGTCGATCAGTCAATGGAGAAGAAAGAAACCACTAGCGACCTATGGCTGGCGTGAGGGCAACGAGCGCGTGCGTGCAGGAACGGGTTGTGCCGGGGATGAGGAAGAAGACGTGCACGCGGGGTTGCGCTTTCGCTTGATTGGCTATCATCGCGGCGGCTATAGTCCGAAAATGGTAGTTCGACAGTTCTACTCACTGCGTTGACATTGACTTGGAGACTTGGGAGTCTTGCACACGTTGCCAAATGACCCGGGGTTCCATGTCTATCACATATATTTAGATATCAAGTACTAATATAGCTAAAAATAACGCATTTAACATATATTTGCATGTTATTGGCTCCACGCTCCACGCAACCACGGCGACTCCACGCCTCCCGCTTGCCATTGCCCCCACCGCAGATCTAGCCGCGCCGACCTCGCGGCATGCCTCCACGTCGGCGAAGACTGAGTCCGGCGGCCGAggccgctccccctcccccttcccccgcTCGATTTCCTCCCCAAGTCCACGAAGCCTTCGCGGAGTTGGTGAGATTGATCTCACCGCTTCCGCATGCGATACTCATGGCGACGGGGGATCGGAGGTGGGTGGAGTGGGCGACCAGGATCTGCGCCGCTGCTGCGGCGTGGATCCGGCGGGTTCAGGAGTGGAAGGCGGCAGatcaggcggtggcggcggcgagggatcCGGAAACACGAGCTGCGGCGGCCAGGTACGCAGAGGCTTGCCGTACGAGAGCAGAGGGAGAACAGAGGATCCTGGCGAAGCGGATCTACGACGAGGCCACGGTGGCGGAGAGGCTGAGGATGCCTGCCTACCCTCACTCACCGTCGGCTGCGTTCGTGAAGTGGGCGAGGGCGGAGGCAAAATCAGAGGATCCCCGGCGGGCGCTGCGGTGGGAGGGTTTGCTGGGGGTGATACCATCAGGTGCGCC
Protein-coding regions in this window:
- the LOC123167741 gene encoding exocyst complex component EXO70A1-like, whose protein sequence is MHARIWVADDFRLGSSSGGSSPAASPSGPSDSDGGSTSTDEHCPDVPRESRRHFSRFRPTSPSSSSPLCGDDYKHLQRMALLLPAFSSTAAARAGALRQWIAGFDVGWVLDMGPGSGTDHGLPRREVGGRIRAWAQALGAMDRVFRGRHNLEVRSPASDAAAAELAGESVGVMLRLTGTGTRPAGRQRRRDAALAGLLDASRRCVRDLRGFIRAPQYPWRMPQGGEEHPSVGFWMGYLRCMLRNRVPLYFVLAGGDQDEASLVTELISCLEAALEDKSAALAFPGLRQVFMLNNTSAIVRCAVRSDAIGMLLPPGWAGAREERMEGYIRDYLRVSWAPVVSRLGGKPGAMNALRRRHPLSAFHSAFQNACSMQTGWKVPSPVLRGDLRMAVSETVVPAYRRYLDSHPEVNVPAGRGAEELRRHLSELFEG